Proteins from a genomic interval of Rhodococcus rhodochrous:
- a CDS encoding SAV_6107 family HEPN domain-containing protein, with product MANGQVASRGPRRTSPTLGPSVCIDHATSARAATLLRKADDLLSAAAGAGDPGERFRLAYLAALRGAGAVVAAAELRSGIRPRRPATRNAWALMARADDSFAVWADYFADRSATRTAVEAGVAQAVGADESGAFYDEVGHFLHDVEGYLDAEAEPEVGVGG from the coding sequence ATGGCCAACGGTCAGGTCGCGAGTCGAGGCCCGCGCCGAACGTCTCCCACGCTCGGGCCGTCCGTATGCATCGACCATGCCACCTCGGCGCGCGCGGCGACGTTGCTGCGCAAGGCCGACGATCTGCTCTCGGCTGCCGCCGGTGCCGGCGATCCGGGCGAGCGGTTCCGTCTCGCCTATCTGGCGGCGCTGCGCGGTGCCGGTGCGGTGGTCGCCGCCGCGGAGCTGCGTTCCGGGATCCGGCCCCGCCGCCCCGCCACGCGCAACGCATGGGCACTCATGGCGCGTGCCGACGACTCCTTCGCCGTGTGGGCCGACTACTTCGCCGATCGCTCCGCCACTCGCACCGCGGTCGAGGCGGGGGTCGCGCAGGCGGTGGGTGCCGACGAATCCGGTGCGTTCTACGACGAGGTGGGCCACTTCCTGCACGACGTGGAGGGTTATCTCGACGCCGAAGCAGAACCGGAGGTCGGTGTGGGTGGGTGA
- a CDS encoding LppM family (lipo)protein codes for MTVPGTMFSVQSSNLSVRRRVVAVVGLVLLGLPLLTGCLRVQATMGISSDDRVSGQIVAATIPADENDPGPELTAPSALAGKVRVQEYSQDGYVGSQVFFNDLTFGDVQQLATMSDQSAGMFQLNLQRSGDLVALNGRVDLESAPTQGTDVQFTIAFPARVATTNGTRESDSVVTWKLPAGEVSTLRAEVRYADPNTRGFAGWAGIMAGAAFGVTLIIAGVAWFTRNPAPQWSSANGTRS; via the coding sequence ATGACCGTGCCTGGCACCATGTTCTCCGTGCAGTCGTCCAACCTGTCCGTCCGCCGTCGTGTCGTCGCGGTCGTGGGGCTCGTGCTCCTCGGCCTCCCGCTCCTCACCGGCTGCCTGCGTGTGCAGGCGACGATGGGGATCTCCTCCGACGACCGTGTGTCGGGGCAGATCGTCGCCGCGACCATCCCCGCCGACGAGAACGATCCCGGTCCCGAGCTCACCGCTCCCTCGGCCCTGGCCGGGAAGGTGCGGGTGCAGGAGTACTCGCAGGACGGCTACGTCGGGAGCCAGGTCTTCTTCAACGACCTCACCTTCGGCGACGTCCAGCAGCTGGCCACGATGTCCGATCAGAGCGCCGGCATGTTCCAGCTCAATCTGCAGCGCTCGGGCGATCTGGTCGCACTGAACGGACGCGTGGATCTCGAGTCCGCTCCCACCCAGGGCACCGATGTGCAGTTCACCATCGCGTTCCCCGCCCGGGTGGCGACCACCAACGGCACCCGCGAGTCGGATTCGGTCGTGACCTGGAAGCTTCCGGCCGGTGAGGTGAGCACCCTCCGCGCGGAGGTGCGCTACGCCGACCCCAACACGCGCGGTTTCGCGGGCTGGGCCGGGATCATGGCCGGCGCCGCCTTCGGTGTCACGCTGATCATCGCCGGTGTGGCCTGGTTCACCCGCAATCCCGCGCCGCAGTGGTCGTCGGCGAACGGGACGCGGTCCTGA
- the rsmH gene encoding 16S rRNA (cytosine(1402)-N(4))-methyltransferase RsmH translates to MVDGERESVDGTDEATGVDVTSAAEFGHVPVMLQRAVDLLGPAIESVGPDGEGAVYVDATLGLGGHSEHFLTIYPKLRLVGLDRDTDALAIARERLARFSDRTDFVHTRYDGIADALESVGLDRYGSVHAALFDLGVSSMQLDEAERGFAYSKDAPLDMRMDATTGITAADVLNTYSHGDLARILSTYGEERFAGKIASEIVRTRAKTPFRTSGELVELLYRTIPAATRRTGGHPAKRTFQALRVEVNAELDSLRNAIPDALDALAVGGRIVFMSYQSLEDKVVKQELTPRAKSRSPEGLPVELPGMGPELRILTRGAERATDDEIEANPRSAPVRLRAAERIARR, encoded by the coding sequence ATGGTGGACGGCGAGCGCGAATCCGTCGATGGTACGGATGAGGCCACCGGTGTCGATGTGACATCTGCGGCGGAATTCGGCCACGTGCCCGTCATGCTCCAGCGCGCCGTCGACCTTCTCGGTCCGGCCATCGAGAGCGTCGGTCCCGACGGCGAGGGCGCGGTCTACGTCGACGCGACCCTCGGTCTCGGTGGGCACTCCGAACACTTCCTGACGATCTACCCGAAGCTGCGGCTCGTCGGCCTCGACCGCGATACCGACGCACTGGCGATCGCCCGCGAGCGACTCGCACGGTTCTCCGACCGCACCGACTTCGTCCACACCCGCTACGACGGGATCGCCGACGCGCTCGAGAGCGTCGGCCTCGACCGGTACGGCTCGGTCCACGCCGCCCTGTTCGATCTCGGCGTGTCCTCGATGCAACTCGACGAGGCGGAGCGCGGCTTCGCCTATTCCAAGGACGCCCCGCTCGACATGCGGATGGATGCCACCACCGGCATCACCGCGGCCGATGTCCTCAACACCTACAGTCACGGCGACCTCGCCCGCATCCTGAGCACCTACGGCGAGGAGCGTTTCGCCGGCAAGATCGCCTCCGAGATCGTGCGGACCCGGGCCAAGACCCCGTTCCGGACGAGCGGCGAACTCGTCGAACTGCTGTACCGCACGATCCCGGCCGCGACCCGCCGTACCGGTGGTCACCCGGCCAAGCGCACCTTCCAGGCGTTGCGGGTCGAGGTCAACGCGGAGCTCGACTCGTTGCGCAACGCGATCCCCGACGCTCTCGACGCTCTCGCGGTGGGCGGCCGGATCGTCTTCATGTCCTACCAGTCGCTCGAGGACAAGGTCGTCAAGCAGGAACTGACTCCGCGTGCGAAGTCCCGCAGTCCCGAAGGGCTTCCGGTCGAACTGCCCGGGATGGGACCGGAACTGCGCATCCTCACCCGCGGTGCGGAGCGGGCGACGGACGACGAGATCGAGGCCAACCCACGTTCGGCGCCCGTCCGCCTGCGTGCTGCAGAACGAATCGCCAGGAGGTAA
- the mraZ gene encoding division/cell wall cluster transcriptional repressor MraZ, whose protein sequence is MFLGTYTPKLDDKGRLTLPAKYRDELAGGLMITKGQDHSLTVFPRDEFAALAERAASASRSNPQARAFLRSLASGTEEQRPDSQGRITLSSAHRKYAGLTKDCVVIGSVRYLEIWDATAWETYLAEHEEDFSEARDEALHDIL, encoded by the coding sequence GTGTTCCTCGGTACCTACACCCCGAAGTTGGACGACAAGGGCCGGCTCACGCTGCCGGCGAAGTACCGAGACGAGCTGGCGGGAGGGTTGATGATCACGAAGGGGCAGGATCACAGCCTCACCGTGTTCCCTCGCGACGAGTTCGCCGCTCTGGCCGAACGCGCCGCGAGTGCCTCACGGAGCAACCCTCAGGCACGTGCGTTCCTGCGGAGTCTCGCATCGGGGACGGAGGAGCAGCGACCCGACTCACAAGGCCGGATCACGCTGTCGTCGGCCCACCGCAAGTACGCCGGTCTCACCAAGGACTGCGTGGTGATCGGTTCGGTCAGGTACCTCGAGATCTGGGACGCGACGGCATGGGAGACCTACCTCGCCGAGCACGAAGAAGACTTCTCGGAAGCGAGAGACGAAGCACTACACGACATCTTGTAA
- a CDS encoding phytoene desaturase family protein: MNSTLDVVIVGSGHNALVAACYLARDGWSVEVLERDTVPGGAVSTVERFPGYAVDRGSSAHIMVRHSGIVEELDLAAHGLRYIDCDPWAYAPPPADSDRPGIVFHRDLDRTCASVEAACGRREADAYRRFVQDWGPRSAAVMKSFTHPPTGRHLLSSFWGLDAGEGGSALSRRFLTTGDSLLDEYFDDEPLKAALAWFGAQSGPPMSEPGTAAMVGFAALMHTLPPGRAIGGSGALTQALLSRLRSDGGTVTCGDAATEIRRTGDLWTVRTESGRTVQARRVVAGCHVLTTLDLLDRGGYDRDRLEGWRRSMRVGPGIGMVLRLGTDSLPRYRGCDEPELTTSGLQLLVDDRAHLRAAHGAAMAGDLPPRPAVLAMSFSALDPTIAPDGKHQITLWSQWHPYALRGGRRWADIAGAETDRILAEMETRSPGFTASVEHCHVQTPADIESELGLLGGNVMHVEMSLDQMFLWRPLPELSGYRVPDAPGVYLTGASTHPGGGVSGASGRNAARVALADAKGSLVDRVKGWVSR; this comes from the coding sequence ATGAACTCCACACTCGACGTCGTCATCGTGGGCTCGGGCCACAACGCGCTGGTCGCGGCGTGTTATCTCGCCCGCGACGGATGGTCGGTGGAGGTCCTCGAACGCGACACCGTGCCGGGCGGCGCCGTCTCCACCGTCGAACGTTTCCCCGGATATGCCGTCGACCGCGGCTCCTCGGCGCACATCATGGTGCGCCATTCCGGGATCGTCGAGGAACTCGATCTCGCCGCCCACGGCCTGCGCTACATCGACTGCGACCCGTGGGCGTACGCGCCACCGCCGGCGGACTCCGACCGTCCCGGCATCGTCTTCCACCGCGATCTCGACCGGACCTGCGCCTCCGTCGAGGCCGCCTGCGGACGCCGCGAGGCCGACGCGTACCGCCGCTTCGTGCAGGACTGGGGCCCGCGCAGCGCGGCGGTGATGAAGTCGTTCACCCATCCCCCGACCGGACGGCACCTGCTGTCCTCGTTCTGGGGACTCGACGCGGGTGAGGGCGGCAGCGCCCTGTCCCGCCGGTTCCTCACCACCGGCGACAGCCTGCTCGACGAGTACTTCGACGACGAACCCCTGAAGGCGGCCCTCGCCTGGTTCGGCGCGCAATCCGGCCCGCCCATGTCCGAACCCGGCACCGCGGCGATGGTGGGCTTCGCGGCCCTCATGCACACCCTGCCCCCGGGTCGTGCGATCGGCGGGAGCGGCGCACTCACCCAGGCCCTGCTGTCTCGGCTGCGGTCCGACGGCGGCACGGTGACCTGCGGCGACGCCGCCACCGAGATCCGCCGGACCGGCGACCTGTGGACCGTGCGCACCGAATCGGGACGCACGGTGCAGGCCCGCAGAGTCGTCGCCGGATGCCACGTGCTGACCACGCTGGATCTGCTCGACCGCGGCGGATACGACCGCGACCGGCTCGAGGGCTGGCGTCGCAGCATGCGGGTCGGCCCGGGCATCGGCATGGTCCTGCGCCTCGGCACCGACTCGCTGCCCCGCTACCGCGGCTGCGACGAGCCCGAACTGACGACCTCCGGTCTGCAACTGCTCGTCGACGACCGCGCCCACCTGCGCGCCGCGCACGGTGCCGCGATGGCGGGAGACCTGCCGCCGCGACCGGCAGTCCTCGCGATGAGCTTCTCCGCCCTCGACCCGACGATCGCACCCGACGGCAAGCACCAGATCACGCTGTGGTCCCAGTGGCATCCGTACGCGCTGCGCGGCGGACGTCGCTGGGCGGACATCGCCGGCGCCGAGACCGACCGCATCCTCGCCGAGATGGAGACGCGCTCTCCCGGCTTCACCGCGAGCGTGGAGCACTGCCACGTGCAGACCCCCGCGGACATCGAGAGCGAACTCGGCCTGCTCGGCGGGAACGTCATGCACGTGGAGATGTCGCTGGACCAGATGTTCCTGTGGCGCCCGCTGCCGGAGCTGTCCGGTTACCGGGTGCCCGACGCGCCCGGCGTCTACCTCACCGGCGCCTCCACCCATCCCGGCGGTGGTGTCTCCGGTGCGAGCGGACGCAACGCCGCCCGGGTCGCCCTCGCCGACGCCAAGGGAAGCCTCGTCGACCGCGTGAAGGGCTGGGTGTCGCGGTGA
- a CDS encoding peptidoglycan D,D-transpeptidase FtsI family protein has product MPAPRDRKQRDRTSFAFRSKWGRIGMFGVLGVAVAQLLSVQLVQAPTLSAEAASQRTTRLVEPATRGTIADRNGEPLAYTMEAKALTFQPVRVRKELEEERAKDPSRPEVSEYLEGVASAVHEALGAAAPEKDVLEMLESDETFVYLARGVDPGVAAEIVDEYDKVGTERQDIRLYPGGSLAANLVGATGWDGHGLIGLEASMDAVLAGTDGSSTYDRGSDGAVIPGSWRDRQPAVDGSSVELTIDNDLQYHVQQEVQRAKDLSGAKNASAVVLDAHTGEVLAMSNDSTFDPSIGVANNPPDAEQGNLAVSSPFEPGSVNKIITAAAAIEDGLTRPDEVLQVPGTITMAGATVKDAWDHGVVPYTTTGVFGKSSNVGTLMLAERIGEDRFAEMLRLFGLGQRTDVGLPGESAGLLPSREQWSGGTFANLPIGQGLSMTLLQMTAIYQTIANDGERVPPRVVRATVAPDGTRTETPRPDPVRVVSPQTAATVRDMFRSVVQSDTGNQQGTGAGAAIEGYQISGKTGTAQQIDQNCKCYSNSDYWITFAGIAPSDDPRYVVGIMLDAPTRSSDGSGGQSAAPLFRNIASWLLQRDGVPLSAEPESKLILQVD; this is encoded by the coding sequence ATGCCCGCGCCGCGCGATCGCAAGCAGCGCGACCGGACGAGTTTCGCGTTCCGCAGCAAGTGGGGCCGGATCGGCATGTTCGGCGTTCTGGGCGTAGCCGTCGCCCAGTTGCTGTCCGTGCAGCTCGTCCAGGCCCCCACCCTGTCCGCCGAAGCGGCCAGCCAGCGCACCACCCGACTCGTCGAACCCGCGACCCGCGGCACCATCGCCGATCGCAACGGCGAACCGCTCGCCTACACCATGGAGGCGAAGGCGCTGACCTTCCAACCCGTGCGGGTGCGCAAGGAACTCGAGGAGGAACGCGCGAAGGATCCGTCCCGGCCCGAGGTCTCGGAATATCTCGAGGGTGTCGCGTCGGCGGTCCACGAGGCGCTCGGTGCTGCGGCGCCGGAGAAGGACGTGCTCGAGATGCTGGAGAGCGACGAGACCTTCGTCTACCTCGCCCGCGGCGTCGATCCGGGGGTCGCGGCGGAGATCGTCGACGAGTACGACAAGGTCGGCACCGAGCGTCAGGACATCCGTCTGTATCCGGGCGGGTCGCTCGCCGCCAATCTCGTCGGCGCGACCGGCTGGGACGGCCACGGCCTGATCGGGCTCGAAGCGTCGATGGATGCCGTGCTGGCGGGTACCGACGGTTCGTCCACCTACGACCGCGGGTCCGACGGCGCCGTCATCCCGGGCAGCTGGCGCGACCGTCAGCCCGCCGTCGACGGTTCCTCCGTCGAGCTCACGATCGACAACGACCTGCAGTACCACGTGCAGCAGGAGGTGCAGCGCGCGAAGGACCTGTCCGGGGCGAAGAACGCCTCCGCGGTGGTGCTCGACGCGCACACCGGCGAAGTGCTCGCCATGTCGAATGACAGCACCTTCGACCCGTCGATCGGTGTCGCGAACAACCCGCCCGACGCCGAACAGGGCAATCTCGCGGTCAGTTCGCCGTTCGAGCCCGGATCCGTGAACAAGATCATCACCGCGGCCGCGGCGATCGAGGACGGTCTGACCCGCCCGGACGAGGTCCTGCAGGTCCCCGGCACGATCACCATGGCCGGCGCGACCGTCAAGGACGCCTGGGATCACGGGGTCGTGCCGTACACCACGACGGGTGTGTTCGGGAAGTCGTCGAACGTCGGCACCCTCATGCTCGCGGAGCGGATCGGTGAGGACCGCTTCGCCGAGATGCTGCGACTGTTCGGTCTCGGTCAGCGCACCGATGTCGGCCTGCCCGGCGAGTCGGCGGGTCTGCTGCCCAGCCGGGAGCAGTGGTCGGGCGGCACCTTCGCGAACCTCCCCATCGGCCAGGGTCTGTCGATGACGCTGCTGCAGATGACCGCGATCTACCAGACCATCGCGAACGACGGCGAGCGTGTCCCGCCGCGGGTCGTGCGTGCGACCGTCGCGCCGGACGGCACGCGCACCGAGACGCCCCGCCCCGATCCGGTGCGGGTGGTGAGCCCGCAGACCGCCGCGACGGTGCGCGACATGTTCCGCTCCGTCGTCCAGTCCGACACCGGCAACCAGCAGGGCACCGGTGCGGGCGCCGCCATCGAGGGCTATCAGATCTCGGGCAAGACGGGTACCGCCCAGCAGATCGACCAGAACTGCAAGTGCTACTCGAACTCCGACTACTGGATCACCTTCGCCGGCATCGCACCGTCCGACGATCCGCGCTACGTCGTGGGCATCATGCTCGACGCCCCGACCCGCAGCTCCGATGGCAGCGGCGGCCAATCGGCTGCGCCGCTGTTCCGCAACATCGCGTCGTGGTTGCTGCAGCGCGACGGCGTGCCGCTGTCGGCCGAACCGGAGAGCAAGTTGATCCTCCAGGTCGATTGA
- a CDS encoding GNAT family N-acetyltransferase, with protein MTTDPCQDAPILTELSPADFRARLPALLTVYVAAMRYPRGTEYHRAPMWSEHSARAGWQAFAASLPEDPDTVVGIAYGYRGDTRQWWNQQVRAGMRHSGRSPEEIDRVLSDYFELTELHVRPDMQGRRIGELLLSALLRERSEAAVLLSTPEVPGEDNRAWRLYRRFGFQDVVRRFVFTGDARPFAVLGRSLPLEPDLVPHHHHTTDDPDGSGTP; from the coding sequence ATGACCACCGATCCCTGCCAGGACGCCCCGATCCTCACCGAGCTCTCCCCCGCGGACTTCCGTGCGCGCCTGCCCGCGCTGCTGACCGTCTACGTCGCGGCGATGCGATATCCCCGAGGCACGGAGTACCACCGCGCGCCGATGTGGTCCGAGCATTCGGCCCGCGCGGGTTGGCAGGCGTTCGCCGCGAGCCTCCCCGAGGATCCGGACACCGTCGTCGGGATCGCGTACGGCTACCGGGGCGACACCCGCCAGTGGTGGAACCAGCAGGTGCGCGCCGGCATGCGTCATTCGGGACGGTCCCCCGAGGAGATCGATCGCGTCCTCTCCGACTACTTCGAGCTCACCGAACTGCACGTCCGACCCGACATGCAGGGACGCCGCATCGGTGAACTGCTCCTGTCGGCGCTGCTGCGGGAACGCAGCGAAGCGGCCGTACTGCTGTCGACACCCGAGGTGCCGGGCGAGGACAACCGGGCGTGGCGGCTGTACCGTCGGTTCGGATTCCAGGACGTCGTCCGCCGGTTCGTCTTCACCGGCGACGCCCGCCCGTTCGCGGTCCTCGGCAGGAGCCTGCCCCTCGAGCCGGACCTCGTTCCGCACCACCATCACACGACCGACGATCCGGACGGAAGCGGTACCCCATGA
- the metF gene encoding methylenetetrahydrofolate reductase [NAD(P)H]: MSRTPSIVDRLGSARSGRIPFSVEFSPPRDAEAEGRLWRAVRTFERLGPAFVSMTYGAGGSTRDRTVRVTGRLAEETTLLPVAHLTAVGHSIDELRAMVGAYADRGITNILALRGDPPGNPLGEWEKHPEGLEYADELVRLVRDLGDFHVGVASFPEGHHRSPDLDHDTRYLVQKLRAGAEYSITQMFFDVEHYLRLRDRVVACDAEQGLKPIIPEIMPITSLRSARRSLELSGSHLPPVLEERLRRAAGDGPEENRAAVREVGIEVATEMCERLISEGAPCLHFITLNFARATGEVLDRLGYELEAPAAVQPA; the protein is encoded by the coding sequence ATTTCTCGGACCCCGTCGATCGTGGACCGTCTCGGGTCTGCGCGTTCGGGCCGCATTCCGTTCTCCGTCGAGTTCTCCCCGCCTCGCGACGCCGAGGCCGAGGGACGACTGTGGCGCGCCGTGCGGACGTTCGAACGTCTCGGCCCGGCCTTCGTATCGATGACCTACGGCGCCGGGGGCTCCACCCGCGACCGCACGGTCCGGGTCACCGGACGTCTCGCCGAGGAGACCACCCTCCTGCCGGTCGCGCACCTCACGGCCGTCGGGCACAGCATCGACGAACTGCGCGCGATGGTCGGCGCCTACGCCGACCGTGGCATCACCAACATCCTCGCCCTGCGCGGCGACCCGCCGGGCAACCCGCTCGGCGAGTGGGAGAAGCACCCCGAGGGTCTCGAATACGCCGACGAACTCGTGCGTCTGGTGCGCGATCTCGGCGACTTCCACGTGGGCGTCGCCTCGTTCCCCGAAGGACATCACCGGTCCCCGGACCTCGATCACGACACCCGCTATCTCGTGCAGAAACTGCGCGCGGGCGCCGAGTACTCGATCACCCAGATGTTCTTCGACGTCGAGCACTACCTGCGTCTGCGCGACCGGGTCGTGGCGTGCGACGCCGAGCAGGGGCTCAAGCCGATCATCCCCGAGATCATGCCCATCACGTCGCTGCGGTCGGCGCGACGCAGCCTCGAACTGTCGGGTTCGCATCTGCCCCCCGTTCTCGAGGAGCGGCTGCGGCGCGCGGCGGGCGACGGCCCGGAGGAGAACCGCGCGGCCGTGCGCGAGGTGGGCATCGAGGTGGCCACGGAGATGTGCGAGCGGCTGATCTCCGAAGGCGCACCGTGCCTGCACTTCATCACGCTCAACTTCGCCCGCGCGACGGGCGAGGTGCTCGACCGCCTCGGTTACGAACTCGAAGCTCCCGCCGCGGTTCAACCGGCCTGA
- a CDS encoding glycosyltransferase → MVVGERDAVLTRLPRDPAPGLARLVAGGTLVASYGAAVAVANRVALPRLVPGPVIDEQVTVVVPARDEAPRIGAIVSDLRTQTGLRALRVVILDDDSSDGTADLATAAAEGDERITVVRSTQPPPEGWTGKAAACAAAVAHAGSTTDSGIVVFVDADVRLAPDALAAAVALLRRQDAALVSPFPYQLTGSVLERLVQPLLFWSWFSALPVAVSHRTHRPSMAVACGQFLVFDARAYAAIGGHAAVAASPTEDLDLARALRCAGLRTTVAAAGGLASCRMYDGPRPLIGGYTRWLWSAFGSPVGAAAVVALYLVAYLVPPSAALLGEGRTRRWGVAGAAAGMASRLLARVTERGGRRHPDAPGRPTDDLLDAAAHPASVLAFGALTASSIRARRSGRTAWKARVLP, encoded by the coding sequence GTGGTCGTCGGCGAACGGGACGCGGTCCTGACCCGCCTGCCGCGCGACCCGGCCCCCGGTCTCGCGCGGCTCGTCGCCGGTGGCACTCTCGTCGCCTCCTACGGCGCGGCCGTCGCCGTCGCGAACCGCGTCGCGCTCCCCCGTCTCGTGCCGGGTCCGGTGATCGACGAGCAGGTCACCGTCGTCGTCCCCGCCCGCGACGAGGCTCCCCGCATCGGCGCGATCGTCTCCGACCTGCGGACACAGACGGGACTGCGCGCCCTACGTGTGGTGATCCTCGACGACGACTCGTCCGACGGCACCGCCGACCTGGCCACGGCCGCGGCCGAGGGCGACGAGCGCATCACCGTCGTCCGATCGACGCAGCCGCCGCCCGAGGGATGGACCGGGAAGGCGGCCGCGTGTGCCGCGGCCGTCGCCCACGCCGGATCGACTACCGACAGCGGCATCGTCGTGTTCGTCGATGCGGACGTCCGGCTCGCACCCGACGCACTCGCCGCCGCCGTCGCTCTGCTGCGCCGCCAGGATGCCGCGCTCGTCTCACCGTTCCCGTACCAGCTCACCGGGTCGGTGCTCGAACGGCTCGTGCAGCCACTGCTGTTCTGGTCGTGGTTCTCGGCGCTGCCCGTCGCCGTCTCGCACCGCACCCACCGGCCGTCGATGGCGGTCGCGTGCGGACAGTTCCTCGTCTTCGACGCGCGCGCCTACGCAGCGATCGGCGGCCACGCCGCGGTCGCGGCGAGTCCCACGGAGGATCTGGATCTGGCCCGCGCACTGCGTTGCGCCGGACTGCGTACGACGGTCGCGGCCGCGGGCGGGCTGGCGTCGTGCCGGATGTACGACGGACCCCGCCCGCTGATCGGCGGTTACACCCGCTGGTTGTGGTCGGCGTTCGGCTCCCCGGTCGGGGCGGCCGCGGTGGTCGCGCTGTATCTCGTCGCCTATCTCGTGCCCCCGTCCGCGGCGCTTCTCGGCGAGGGGCGGACGCGGCGCTGGGGCGTGGCCGGTGCCGCGGCGGGAATGGCGTCACGGCTCCTCGCGCGCGTCACCGAACGGGGAGGACGCCGACACCCGGACGCTCCGGGCCGTCCCACCGACGACCTGCTGGACGCCGCGGCGCACCCGGCATCGGTCCTGGCCTTCGGTGCGCTCACGGCATCGTCCATCCGGGCCCGGCGCAGCGGACGCACGGCGTGGAAGGCCCGCGTCCTGCCCTGA
- a CDS encoding carotenoid biosynthesis protein: MTDTRVPAPPRPARWRTILPIVPAVAAVLAQIAYPLTAGDARDAATVAVVTLLTTACLVHAALNRGLTFAVVLFVSSAGIGYLSEVVGTMTGYPYGCYSYVTDRLGPAAFDVPLVVPLAWSAGLYPVWCVASRLVRNGPGRIAAVTVGMLGWDLYLDPQMVADGHWSWCNAGGLPGIEHIPLTNYAGWLLVAAIMATVLVLVDSRSDRADTPRHDAVPIALFLWTWLGSALAHSVFLDAPELRYSAVYGLVVMGVLGVPLLVSLVRSWRGRVSGPGRDEARLAASDPNDRRG; this comes from the coding sequence GTGACCGACACCCGCGTCCCCGCACCGCCCCGGCCGGCCCGTTGGCGGACGATCCTTCCGATCGTCCCGGCCGTCGCCGCGGTCCTCGCCCAGATCGCCTACCCCCTCACTGCGGGTGATGCCCGGGACGCCGCGACCGTCGCGGTCGTCACGCTGCTCACCACCGCGTGCCTCGTCCATGCCGCGCTGAACCGCGGCCTCACCTTCGCCGTCGTCCTGTTCGTCAGCTCGGCCGGCATCGGATATCTGTCCGAGGTGGTCGGCACGATGACCGGCTATCCCTACGGCTGCTACAGCTATGTCACCGACCGGCTCGGACCGGCCGCCTTCGACGTCCCGCTGGTGGTGCCGCTGGCGTGGTCGGCGGGTCTGTACCCCGTCTGGTGCGTGGCCTCCCGCCTCGTCCGCAACGGTCCCGGCCGGATCGCGGCGGTCACCGTCGGCATGCTGGGCTGGGATCTCTATCTCGACCCCCAGATGGTGGCGGACGGTCACTGGTCGTGGTGCAACGCCGGCGGCCTGCCCGGGATCGAGCACATCCCGCTCACCAACTACGCGGGCTGGCTCCTCGTCGCCGCGATCATGGCGACCGTGCTCGTGCTCGTCGACTCCCGTTCGGACCGCGCCGACACGCCCCGACACGACGCCGTGCCGATCGCGCTGTTCCTGTGGACGTGGCTCGGTTCGGCGCTCGCCCACAGCGTCTTCCTCGACGCTCCCGAACTCCGCTACTCCGCGGTGTACGGACTGGTCGTCATGGGTGTACTGGGTGTTCCCCTGCTGGTCTCGCTCGTCCGATCGTGGCGCGGACGCGTGTCCGGTCCCGGCCGGGACGAGGCACGACTCGCCGCGAGCGACCCGAACGACCGACGAGGATGA
- a CDS encoding DUF3040 domain-containing protein, translating into MPLSEHEQRMLDQIESALYAEDPKFASTVRGSRLGMASNRRRLQAGALFVLGLTLLIAGVALPLKPGGFPIISLLGFLVMFAAGVLLLLGGRRPSTPGATGGSSGSGKTGRSSRGGKKSSGGGFTNRMEERFRRRFEQD; encoded by the coding sequence GTGCCACTCTCCGAGCACGAGCAGCGCATGCTCGATCAGATCGAGAGCGCGCTCTATGCTGAGGATCCCAAGTTCGCCTCGACCGTGCGTGGCAGCCGGTTGGGGATGGCGTCGAACCGGCGGCGGCTACAGGCCGGCGCCTTGTTCGTGTTGGGCCTGACGCTGTTGATCGCCGGCGTTGCCCTGCCGCTCAAGCCGGGCGGCTTCCCGATCATCAGTCTGCTCGGGTTCCTCGTGATGTTCGCCGCCGGAGTCCTGTTGCTCCTCGGCGGTCGTCGGCCGTCGACTCCCGGAGCGACGGGCGGTAGTTCCGGTTCCGGAAAGACCGGTCGAAGTTCCCGCGGCGGCAAGAAGTCCTCGGGTGGTGGCTTCACCAACCGCATGGAAGAGCGGTTCCGGAGGCGTTTCGAGCAGGATTGA